The window AACCAGACCTGAGTTGGAAACTGAGTGGTATATCTATCCGAATGGCCACCGAGTTGAATCTTCATCATGCATTCTATGAGGTATTCTATACCCCGGATATAAGCGAAGATGCACGACGGGATAGCCTTGAGAAGGCTAGACTGTGGTATCTTTTATTCGTTCTCGATCACCAATCCAGCATAGCTTATGGTCGACCACCCGTCATGGGTGAGCTACGGCCGATTAAGGACTCTGAAGTTCTGCTAAATTCACCATGGTGCACTCCACCCGACCGAGTGTTGATTGCACAGGTGACGTGCCTCGCCAACATGAGCAAAGCATTTCAAACCTTCGGGTTGGAGCCGAAACGAATAATGGGCGGCGACGATGCTTCTGTATTGAATCATTCCCGCTTTACGGATGATGCAAAATCGTGGCAGGATCGCTGGAGATACTTACGAGAAATGGATATGTTGGGCGGAGGCGTGGATCTCCACTACTATTTCAGTGAACTGGTGCTTCATTCGTTGGTCCTCCGAGGACGGCCGCTGGATAACCTGCATGACCTGCCTACTAGCTTGCGGCCTCTAACGCTAAGGGCAATCGAAGCTGCGCACTCGCTGCTTCAACATTTCATTGAGAATACTGGATACCGGGAAGGTATTGTGGGAATGCCTCTCTACCTTCATTCTATGATTGCCTTCGCGGTTGTGTttttgatgaagatgtcgcATCGGTGGTATCTTATCGGGATTACAATCGATCCTGCCCAGAGAACACGACCACTTATTGAAGGAATTATCAAGCTGCTCCGTGGATGCAAGGCAGGTGCTAACCATATGGTCTTCAGCATGGCCAATGGGTTCGAGAGAATGTTGAAGCAGGCATCTTCGACCGCACGTAAAGCACATGTGACTGAAAGTTCGAACGCATATCAACAAGGGCCTACATGGATAGATTTACACCGGGACCCGATAAACGGCCAATCATCCGGACCCATGAAGTATTCTGTTGAGCATTCATTTAATCCAAATGCCAATGCGGATCCAAACTATGTGGATTCTGTTCAGCCGACGCCTGGCATCTCACCTTACAATAACTGGGGATTCCAAGACGAGGAAATGTGGAATCTGGGCATGGGTTATGATTTGCTTGCGcctggaggcggaggattGACCAATGCCGATTTTCCATTTCATATATAATAGCTGAGCGTAACCGTCTAGATTGTTTTCACCACTTATCTGATTTTATCCATCTAACTCTATATAAAAGACCCGACTAACTCAGTCAAGATTAAGATCTAAGTGAGTCCACCCGATCACCATTCTTCCAGAGCCCATCCACAATTGGCTTCTCCCGATTCCCTGGACCGAGTACAGTTCCGTCCTCATTATACCGCGGTAATTCACCAAGCCAACCCCAGTGGCACTTGTCTTTCATTCCCAGTTTTTTCCAGTCATTGATATCTTGATCAGGATGTTCATTAAAGGTGGGCAGATGGTCTAGGAGTGCTGAATCGTGAGCAAGACAGACCAAGACATTAGGGTCGGAATCGAAATGTTTCTGCATCCTTTCTGTGGTTACTGCCGCGACGTCTGGAAATTTGTACGTCGAGTGCGCATGAGTAGAGAGCTCATAGAACGGGGTCGATTTTGTGTCGACCGAAGACTTTGATGTGCGGAGCTGCGGATGGTGCGCGGCGAAGAACTCGCAAGGACAGTGTGCAGGATACTTCTTGCTGTGTCGGAGGGCGTCACCGGGAATAGTGTCCGGCAGTGGAATATCCTCGGTGGGTCTGAAGTCACCGGCAAAGTGGCAGATGTCGCCAccaagaaagagaaaggtATCCGGTGTAGTTCGGGCCAGCGCGCATATATGGCCCGGCCAGTGCCCCGGTGTATCAAGAAGATATAACGACCCATCGCCGTAGAAGTCATGGGCTGGGAAGGGTCCGATGTGTAAATCGGAGCAATCGACCTCCCGACATTTTCGGTTTGCAAAGTCTTCGGCACTGAGGTTGGAACTTTGGTTTTCAGGATATGTTGGGAACGGCCCCGTGCCCTTTCCATAGCATAGATTCGTTGTAGTGGGGAACAAATGCGGACTTCCCATATGGTCCCAGTGGCTGTGTGACCAGATAATATCGTCTGGCGGAAATTTTATCGTTAAAAAGAACAAAACTAGTATACGAAAATCACAACTCACTTATCTCACTCAGTTTCATTCCCTTCTCTTGCAGGATTTCGGTCACGTCTTTCTCAATTCGGACACCAGGTATAGCCGCTTCGATCCTCGTCAGTGTAAACGGAGGACAGTTCCAGTAATCCTTTCGAGTCCCGAGATCGAACATGGCTTTCTTGCCCAGTCTCTCGTTCTCAatcaagaaggccaccgTTGTCACGCTCATCCTCTCATGGCCCGGCATGACGGGCTTGACAAATGAAAACGCATGAAGAGACATGAAAGATTTTGTGTCTACCATGCGCACGCGAACGGTGTTATTTGACGGCGGGGGAGGGTTGAGGCCCCTCAGTCCGGTTATGCTAGCCATGATGCGGGATGTTGGAGAACTCCACGAATTTCCTGCAAGTTCTTATCCAGGCACCGAGGATTTAAAAGAAGTAAGTGCGGGGAGCTAGCGGCTAAGCGCTCATCCGCAGCTCTGTGCATTTAGATGGTCTCCGAGTCGGCCACGACCGGTTGCCGTCCACCGTCGGTGCATCGGAGATCAACCGGAAGTGGGTCCGGACAAGGTTCCCACCGGCATTCCCCATGGGGAGGGAACATTTTGGTCAATGACTTCGGTATAATTGCGAGTAGCCCCCTGGGCTAAGGCTGCCCTATCATCCAGTTAATTCAACACAGCCGACATGAGCACACCGTCTAGCAAAGATGCGATGGCGATGGAAGTGCCCGGTCATAATCATATCGAGCTTGCCTCGACTGGGGCCGCAGCAGGCCAGGTAACCCCTGGGGCAGACATCGAGAATGCAAAAGCGatcgtggccgaggaggtAAAGAAATACTCGcaagatgacgacgaagcCATGAAGGCCATGGCGGACTATGATGGCCCGCCATTGGtcctggatgaagagacaAATAGAAGACTTCTGCGCACGATTGACTGGCATATGTTACCTGTTCTGTAAGTATGCGCGAGTCTACTCCGAGGCTACTCTTTAACGTTAAATAGATGCTGTGTCTTTGGTTTGAATTATCTCGACAAAACGACTCTGTCATACGCCAGTATTATGGGAATTAAGAAGGATATTAATCTCACAGGAAGCGAATATTCCTGGCTTGGGTCGATCTTTTACATTGGATGGTTGGTCTGGGAGGTAAGACAGCCATTCAGCGAGGCACAGGCAAACCTAATGATGATCCTCTAGTATCCCACAAGCCGCCTTCTACAACGGCTACCATTGGCGAAATATTCTGCTTTTTGCGTGACAGCCTGGGGTATTATTCTTGCTGTTTTTGCAACTGTCTCAAATTTCCAAGGTGCAATGGCAATCCGATTCCTCTTGGGAATGTTTGAAGCTGCCAGCATGCCGGCTTTCGCGCTAATCTCGTCTCAATGGTATACTGTGCATGAACACAACCTCCGCGCCGGACTGTGGATCAGTGCAAATGGCTGGGGTCAAATAATAGGTGGACTAGTGGCGTACGGTATCTTGCGGCGCATCTCCGAAGTAGACGCGTCCATTGCTGGATGGAAGCTCATCTTCATTGCGACTGGTTGCTTCACGGTAAGCCAATCCCTCTCTCCAAAGACCTACTACATTATGATTTGTCTGGTCTAAACGAGTTTTAAACAGACCTGCATTGGaattctcttcttctacatTATCCCCGACTCCCAACTAAACTGCCGCTGGCTTAACCAGCGCGACAGGCTCCTAGCCATCCAGCGAGTACGCGAGAACGAACAGGGCATTGGAAACCGGCATTTCAAGTGGTACCAATTCAAGGAAGCAATTTTTGATCCATTAACCTGGGCTTTGGTTGCCTACGGGGTTCTCTCTGATATACCAAACGGCGGACTCACCAACTTTTTCAGCCAACTGATCGTGGGATTCGGATACACATCCCAACAAAGTCTGCTCTACGGCATTCCCGGCGGAGCAATGGTAATTATCGCGTGCTGGACTAACGGCTTTGTCGGAGATAGACTTCAAAATCGCACGCTGGTAGCGTGTGGACCCATGGCCTGCGCGTTGGTCGGGATCATTCTCATCGTCGCGCTCCCGATCTCGCACAATTACAATATCGGAAGATTAATTGGTTTTTACATGACGCAGGCACTTCCTGCGACAGGTGCCAGTGTACTTTCTTTAGTATCGAGCAATGTTGCGGGGTACACCAAGAAGACGACTGTCGCAGCTTTGTATCTGATCGGATACTGCCTTGGAAATGTCATCGGCCCGCAAACATTCAGCCCTGGGGACGCGCCAAGATACGTGCCCGCTGAAATTACCATTTTGGTCTGTTTTGCGCTGTGCATATGTGATCTCTTATTTATCAATTGGTGGTGTCGAAGAGAGAATAGACGCAAATCAGCCGTGCGAGCGGGTCCAGGATATGTCCGATTGGATAATCAGGGGTAAGttgtttttgttcttctcAAGAGAATCGCGCCCATTCTGACTTATTGTATTTAGATGGCGTGATTTTACTGATAGAGAGAACCCAGAATTTGTCTATGCTTTGTAGCGCTAGTTGCAAGTATGAGAACCCAAAAGGGTTCCGATAATCCAGATTTTGTTTGCTTGTACAGACCCAATCACTCTACTAGACTTCTTTATTTTCATTTTAGAATTTAACTTCCTCGTCTGGATCCGAAGCATGCAAAAATCTATACGTGGAATTGCTGCCATAAGCGACATTTAAGGATTCTGGCACCTAGCTCGCGTACACGTTTACGAAACGACAAGCGTAGTTGGTATTTGACAACACTGTGAAGGACAGGAATTCATTCTCGTCTCTGGCTACCTAGCTAGTGGAATTGAAGGACACGTTTCTGCTCCTAGATTGGGCACACTAGCACCAGCGACGTCTGCAATTTTGGTACACAGTCCAACTCGGGTTACTTATGCTTGCGTGCGTTTCTTATCTCTAGCCAAAAGATATGCAAAGACTAATGGCCTCGCTCACCTCAAGTAGAATGCCAAATCGGCACCTTCGGCCCTCTCCCACTCTAGCTCGCCATTGCCAAGGAACAGAAAGCGGTCTGGAGTGTTGTACCGAATGTCAAAGTCCTCGCCACGAATGCCCTCAATTGCTTCTGGAAGCACAGGTTAGTAACTCAATCGAATTTATATCTGTTATGCGAAATCGGAATACTTACCTTTAAAGTGCAGTACGCTTCCTGGATACATGGCCGTAACCGTAGTTCCATTGTTATACCAGGCATTGCAGCCCTTGCTCCAGACGGTGTTTTGGAGGTTTGCTTGCGCAAAACGGTTATAGTGGCGAACAACAGAGTCAGTGACTGCGACAGATCTGTCTGGACATCAGCTATAGCCAAGTACTAGAAGATCGAATAGGAACGCACTTAATATCCTCGCGGGCTATCTTCTTAACCCATTTTAGAATATAATCAGCACTCCAGCCAAGCATCTGAGGCACACTACCATGACCGATGGGACAATTTGGCCCAGCGAACATAAAATAGTTTGGAGTTCCAGCGGCGCAGATTGAAAAGTATGCCTCCGGTGCTTCCTTCCATTCCTCATCTAGCCGTCGACCATCCCGACCAACAAGCTCCCACCCCGGGACAAAGGTAGTGTTGAAGCCAGTGGCACAGACAATCAGGTCAAAGTCGTGCTCCTCCTGGCTTGTGCGGATTCCTGTCTTAGTGATTTCCTCAATGTTATCAAAGCACCACTCCGCATTGGGCTCCTGCATTGCCTCGAGATATCCGTCGCCGGGGCTCAGTCGACGACATCCAATCTCAAATCTGGGAACAAGCTTCTCGATCAAGTGGGGATTCTTGCTAAGGCGCTCTCGCATGACCCCCTCGGTCGCATCGGATATCATCCGGTTAAAGTCAGAACCAGAAAGCATCAGTCGGTAAACAGAGTTGACTCTGTGTTGCGTTAGCGTGCTagatggagaggaaaagacaGCTTGATTGAACATACGAGCACTCAATCCGTTTCCTATACTTTAGGAAGGCGGCGGGGTCCTCTCCGAACTTTgccctctcctcctcgttGTACTCAAAATCGGTGCCCATGCCGTCCTTGGTTATGTCCGGACACAGATTGACCGACACCCAGGTTGGATGGCGGACAAAGTTAACGATCTTTGCAGCCTTAGGCTGTAATGCCGGCACGATTTGGAGGGCAGAAGAGCCGTTGCCGATGACCgcgatcttcttgcccgtCCAGTCGTAGGTTTTATCCCAGGCGGCTGTGTGAAGGAGCTTGCCGGAAAACTGATCCAGACCGTCAATATCCGGCATCTTCCAGCGATTCAGAATACCCGAGGCATTGATGAGAACATCTGCTTCGTCATGGACTGTGCCGTTATTCCCTTTAAGCTCAATCTCCCATTTGCCTCGCTCTTCATTCCATATGGACTTGATGACCCGGGTTTTGAACACGATCTGATCCTTCAGTCCATACTTGTGTACCGTGTCGAGTATATACTTTTCAATCTCCGGCCCGCCAACGTAGCATCTGGACCAGGACGGGTTTGGCTCGAAAGGAAAGATATAGCTGTGCGCAGG of the Penicillium psychrofluorescens genome assembly, chromosome: 1 genome contains:
- a CDS encoding uncharacterized protein (ID:PFLUO_001702-T1.cds;~source:funannotate), translating into MSTPSSKDAMAMEVPGHNHIELASTGAAAGQVTPGADIENAKAIVAEEVKKYSQDDDEAMKAMADYDGPPLVLDEETNRRLLRTIDWHMLPVLCCVFGLNYLDKTTLSYASIMGIKKDINLTGSEYSWLGSIFYIGWLVWEYPTSRLLQRLPLAKYSAFCVTAWGIILAVFATVSNFQGAMAIRFLLGMFEAASMPAFALISSQWYTVHEHNLRAGLWISANGWGQIIGGLVAYGILRRISEVDASIAGWKLIFIATGCFTTCIGILFFYIIPDSQLNCRWLNQRDRLLAIQRVRENEQGIGNRHFKWYQFKEAIFDPLTWALVAYGVLSDIPNGGLTNFFSQLIVGFGYTSQQSLLYGIPGGAMMA
- a CDS encoding uncharacterized protein (ID:PFLUO_001701-T1.cds;~source:funannotate) encodes the protein MASITGLRGLNPPPPSNNTVRVRMVDTKSFMSLHAFSFVKPVMPGHERMSVTTVAFLIENERLGKKAMFDLGTRKDYWNCPPFTLTRIEAAIPGVRIEKDVTEILQEKGMKLSEINDIIWSHSHWDHMGSPHLFPTTTNLCYGKGTGPFPTYPENQSSNLSAEDFANRKCREVDCSDLHIGPFPAHDFYGDGSLYLLDTPGHWPGHICALARTTPDTFLFLGGDICHFAGDFRPTEDIPLPDTIPGDALRHSKKYPAHCPCEFFAAHHPQLRTSKSSVDTKSTPFYELSTHAHSTYKFPDVAAVTTERMQKHFDSDPNVLVCLAHDSALLDHLPTFNEHPDQDINDWKKLGMKDKCHWGWLGELPRYNEDGTVLGPGNREKPIVDGLWKNGDRVDSLRS
- a CDS encoding uncharacterized protein (ID:PFLUO_001703-T1.cds;~source:funannotate) gives rise to the protein MPSNEFLSNEPVTIDPGRYAYQARRLRVVCIGAGFSGLILAYKLKHEQPLDFVDFTIYEKNPEVGGTWFENIYPGVGCDIPAHSYIFPFEPNPSWSRCYVGGPEIEKYILDTVHKYGLKDQIVFKTRVIKSIWNEERGKWEIELKGNNGTVHDEADVLINASGILNRWKMPDIDGLDQFSGKLLHTAAWDKTYDWTGKKIAVIGNGSSALQIVPALQPKAAKIVNFVRHPTWVSVNLCPDITKDGMGTDFEYNEEERAKFGEDPAAFLKYRKRIECSVNSVYRLMLSGSDFNRMISDATEGVMRERLSKNPHLIEKLVPRFEIGCRRLSPGDGYLEAMQEPNAEWCFDNIEEITKTGIRTSQEEHDFDLIVCATGFNTTFVPGWELVGRDGRRLDEEWKEAPEAYFSICAAGTPNYFMFAGPNCPIGHGSVPQMLGWSADYILKWVKKIAREDIKSVAVTDSVVRHYNRFAQANLQNTVWSKGCNAWYNNGTTVTAMYPGSVLHFKEAIEGIRGEDFDIRYNTPDRFLFLGNGELEWERAEGADLAFYLR
- a CDS encoding uncharacterized protein (ID:PFLUO_001700-T1.cds;~source:funannotate) — translated: MGTCSRCLRLQLQCVSEKKVWISAEGDEKTHQPTDVVLFKLERALEDVLEKLNMPALDLYAQPVISETLQSPQPTRQNSQEPVSSTGRRDERDLSPGTMGSLIEATRMNGLCSQLRSVKQRRKGGMRRMDSDLIAEKLLSYKEAEEMLELRFLGLISSAIFDRFHTLDDIRGLCIAAFWEPDLSWKLSGISIRMATELNLHHAFYEVFYTPDISEDARRDSLEKARLWYLLFVLDHQSSIAYGRPPVMGELRPIKDSEVLLNSPWCTPPDRVLIAQVTCLANMSKAFQTFGLEPKRIMGGDDASVLNHSRFTDDAKSWQDRWRYLREMDMLGGGVDLHYYFSELVLHSLVLRGRPLDNLHDLPTSLRPLTLRAIEAAHSLLQHFIENTGYREGIVGMPLYLHSMIAFAVVFLMKMSHRWYLIGITIDPAQRTRPLIEGIIKLLRGCKAGANHMVFSMANGFERMLKQASSTARKAHVTESSNAYQQGPTWIDLHRDPINGQSSGPMKYSVEHSFNPNANADPNYVDSVQPTPGISPYNNWGFQDEEMWNLGMGYDLLAPGGGGLTNADFPFHI